CCAGGCCAGCCTTTCATCACCGCCGTGTCCGCATCGGCGACTGCACGCAGTATGGCGGTTCCGTCTGCCTTGTAGTACACCGCTTCCTTGCCCGTCATCTCGCTGTAGGCATTGCACCATACTATGGCGTCCCGCCAGCTAATGTACGTTACCGGCTCATACTTGTCCCCGGTAGGCGCCGCCCCGTCACTTCCGTTATGCCCTTCCCTGCCTGTACGGGCAAAGGTATATTTATCTGCGCCCCGTGCATCGGCAATAGCCCACTGGCGCACGTTATACCACAGTTCATAAGTCGTTTCAAACTTGGCTATCTTAAAGGCACTGAGTGTTACCGTACGTCCAGCTTTAAATACTTCACTATTATAGGCGGCGTTGCCGGTTATGGTTACTCCTGCTGCGTTTGCCATATCGCGCTTCTCAATTAGCCCAATATTAAAATAAACAAACACTGTTTTTGAAGCGGCGCTTATGGCATACCTGGCACTTGCCGCCGTTACCGTGACACTCCCCCCAGCGCTAATGCCGCTTACCCCTAGTTCATAAATCCCGGCTCCTGTCTTGTTCAGGTCGCCTTTGACCACCCCGGCGCTTATCATAATGTCATCTGCCGTTAGCCCGTCAATGTCCTTGTCAAAAGTCAGGGTCAGTACCGTAGTTGTCTCACTAATGGAACCATTGGCGGCAATACCGCTAAAGGCAGCCGATGCGGGCCCCACC
Above is a window of Treponema primitia ZAS-1 DNA encoding:
- a CDS encoding formylglycine-generating enzyme family protein, whose protein sequence is SGEAVYGKTLTATPDLEPGTGALSYVWKRGTTEEDAGTVIEGASGSAYTLTAADVGKYIAVEVSREGYDGNVRDAKGPVGPASAAFSGIAANGSISETTTVLTLTFDKDIDGLTADDIMISAGVVKGDLNKTGAGIYELGVSGISAGGSVTVTAASARYAISAASKTVFVYFNIGLIEKRDMANAAGVTITGNAAYNSEVFKAGRTVTLSAFKIAKFETTYELWYNVRQWAIADARGADKYTFARTGREGHNGSDGAAPTGDKYEPVTYISWRDAIVWCNAYSEMTGKEAVYYKADGTAILRAVADADTAVMKGWPGAVPNGYRLPTEAEWEYAARGGGTPGDSGPFIYPYAGGDNLDVVAWHKGNSGNATHAVGGKTANSPLGLFDMSGNVDEWCWDRYDSISTGTADNPKGTNGWVSAIRVIRGGSWYDDASDCSVATRDNDGPNGAPNDIGFRVVSP